From a region of the Fusobacterium sp. FSA-380-WT-3A genome:
- a CDS encoding transglycosylase domain-containing protein: protein MKKAFKITLMTCVVLFFTGILSVTLVINHYKKQMPDIENLIESYTPSIPTKVYDMNGVVIDELYRESRIPAKFDEIPENLKDAFVAIEDRRFYNHYGIDPIGLMRAIVVNIKSRSKSQGASTFTQQLARNAFLNHEKKLSRKIKEAILTVEIEKRYTKNEIFVKYLNEIYFGEGDYGVKSAAKSLFKKDIRYINISEAAMLAGIPNRPGYYNPRKNLDASLERMRLVLSQMKRYGFISEDEYQKAINHKFILEEDVEGKIDPVTTTIVYEREKVNKSLAPSFTDLVLDYLQENFDEELIYNGGLQVFTTLNYNMQKVAQQVFNEYQPIVDNPELEGAMVTINSSNGYITSIIGGRNFIPGNFNRAISSSRQIGSSFKPFVYLSAIMKGYKENTIIEDSRALYDNGWAPKNVTTTYKNNQTLLEAFNRSANSVAIKLLENITPKFLNENVKKLDIGMEPTTNLSAALGALTATPLNLSKAFAIFSNGGYIVEPMCVLEVRDKDGNTLIKNTPSVKKVFDTRDIALTTNLLVSSVKYGTSKPATVVTKKGKNIEQGGKTGTTNDSLSVWYAGITPEYVTTVYLGYDDNKEIPRGTGGGLAAPIWKRYYEEIINAGYYSPSKFEFIDSLVASGDLYYQNLDPDNGLLSTKWNARKFLMESHTIEIEQSSKYRKNIAEILYN from the coding sequence ATGAAAAAAGCTTTTAAAATAACATTAATGACATGCGTAGTTTTATTTTTTACTGGAATTTTAAGTGTGACTTTAGTTATAAATCATTATAAAAAACAGATGCCAGATATAGAAAATTTAATAGAATCTTATACGCCATCTATTCCTACAAAAGTTTATGATATGAATGGAGTAGTAATAGATGAATTATATAGAGAGTCAAGAATTCCAGCAAAATTTGATGAAATACCAGAAAATTTAAAAGATGCTTTTGTGGCTATTGAAGATAGAAGATTTTACAACCATTATGGAATTGACCCTATTGGACTAATGAGGGCCATTGTGGTAAATATAAAATCAAGAAGTAAAAGTCAAGGAGCTAGTACTTTTACTCAACAATTAGCAAGAAATGCTTTTTTAAATCATGAAAAAAAATTATCAAGAAAAATAAAAGAAGCAATTTTGACAGTTGAGATAGAAAAAAGATACACCAAAAATGAAATTTTTGTAAAATATTTAAATGAAATTTATTTTGGTGAGGGAGATTATGGAGTAAAAAGCGCTGCTAAATCTCTATTTAAAAAGGATATTAGATATATAAATATTTCAGAAGCTGCTATGCTTGCTGGAATTCCTAATAGACCAGGATATTATAATCCTAGAAAAAATTTAGATGCTTCGTTAGAGAGAATGAGATTAGTTCTTTCACAAATGAAACGTTATGGATTTATTAGTGAAGATGAATATCAAAAAGCTATAAATCATAAATTTATTCTAGAGGAAGATGTAGAGGGAAAAATAGACCCAGTAACAACTACTATTGTTTATGAAAGAGAAAAAGTAAATAAATCTTTAGCTCCAAGTTTTACAGATTTAGTTTTAGATTATTTACAAGAAAACTTTGATGAAGAACTTATTTATAATGGTGGATTACAAGTATTTACAACACTTAATTACAATATGCAAAAAGTGGCACAACAAGTATTTAATGAATATCAACCAATTGTAGATAATCCAGAATTAGAAGGAGCTATGGTAACTATTAATAGTTCTAATGGATACATAACAAGCATAATTGGAGGTAGAAACTTTATTCCTGGAAACTTTAATAGAGCTATATCATCAAGTAGACAAATTGGGTCATCATTTAAACCTTTTGTATATCTTTCTGCAATAATGAAAGGATACAAAGAAAATACTATAATAGAGGATTCTAGAGCTCTTTATGATAATGGGTGGGCTCCAAAGAATGTTACAACAACATATAAAAATAACCAAACTTTACTTGAAGCTTTTAATAGGTCAGCTAATAGTGTGGCTATAAAATTATTAGAAAATATCACACCGAAGTTTTTAAATGAAAATGTCAAAAAATTAGATATTGGAATGGAACCAACTACAAATTTAAGTGCTGCCTTAGGAGCTTTAACAGCTACACCATTAAATTTGTCGAAAGCATTTGCAATTTTTTCAAATGGAGGTTATATTGTAGAGCCAATGTGTGTTTTAGAAGTAAGAGATAAAGATGGAAATACTTTAATTAAAAATACACCAAGTGTAAAAAAAGTTTTTGATACTAGAGACATTGCTCTTACAACTAATTTATTAGTAAGTTCTGTAAAATATGGAACAAGTAAACCTGCCACTGTAGTTACCAAAAAAGGAAAAAATATAGAACAAGGAGGAAAAACTGGAACGACTAATGACTCTTTGAGTGTTTGGTATGCAGGAATAACTCCAGAATATGTAACAACAGTTTATTTGGGATATGATGATAATAAAGAAATTCCTAGAGGAACAGGAGGAGGATTAGCTGCTCCTATTTGGAAAAGATATTATGAAGAAATAATAAATGCTGGATATTATTCTCCAAGTAAGTTTGAATTTATTGATAGTTTGGTGGCAAGTGGAGATTTATATTATCAAAATTTAGACCCAGATAATGGACTTTTATCAACTAAATGGAATGCAAGAAAATTCTTAATGGAAAGTCATACAATAGAAATAGAACAATCAAGTAAATATAGGAAAAATATAGCAGAAATTTTATATAATTAA
- a CDS encoding NAD-dependent protein deacylase, whose translation MENIKKFAEIIKNSNYIVAFTGAGASTDSGLADFRGKNGLYNNRNFMGYEPEEILSHDFFFAHRDIFNRYLKEKLSIDGIKPNFGHKALAELEKLGKLKAVITQNIDNLHQEAGSKNVLELHGTLKKWYCLNCGKKSNEDFKCSCGGTVRPQVTLYGEMLDEVVTENAIKEIKKADTLIIVGTSLTVYPAAYYINYFKGNNLIIINETPTSQDGIANIVIREKFANVMKEIMNILK comes from the coding sequence ATGGAAAATATAAAAAAATTTGCTGAAATTATAAAAAATAGTAATTATATTGTTGCTTTTACAGGAGCTGGAGCCTCTACTGATTCTGGACTTGCTGATTTTAGAGGAAAAAATGGTCTTTACAATAATAGAAATTTTATGGGATATGAGCCTGAGGAAATTCTTAGCCATGATTTCTTTTTTGCTCACAGAGATATTTTTAATAGATATCTAAAGGAAAAACTTTCTATAGATGGAATAAAACCAAATTTTGGTCACAAAGCATTAGCTGAACTTGAAAAATTAGGAAAATTAAAAGCTGTTATTACTCAAAATATTGATAATTTGCATCAAGAAGCAGGAAGTAAAAATGTTTTAGAACTTCATGGAACTTTAAAAAAATGGTATTGTCTAAACTGTGGTAAAAAATCTAATGAGGATTTTAAATGTTCTTGTGGTGGCACTGTGAGGCCTCAAGTAACTCTTTATGGTGAAATGCTTGATGAAGTTGTAACTGAAAATGCTATAAAAGAAATTAAAAAAGCTGATACTCTAATAATAGTTGGAACAAGTTTAACTGTTTATCCTGCAGCTTATTATATAAATTATTTTAAGGGAAACAATCTTATAATAATTAATGAAACTCCTACTTCACAAGATGGAATAGCAAATATAGTTATAAGAGAAAAATTTGCAAACGTTATGAAAGAAATAATGAATATTCTTAAATAA
- a CDS encoding SpoIID/LytB domain-containing protein has product MKKYILSFFTLVIMIFYVGCGNKKSSTHYRPSYNQNVGRDGRISYFSKYGYPTPDVTYTDNFPYLRDSSHLTNGRFIGKSEKDFIMFFRNSKMQGYGDNSSYWRWTYEIDSSDYAKSINKVLPTINKSFVFTLEKNRWVRKPIKSNPVGRLKDIIVLERGKSGVITYLLIKGSNGEYLLRGEYTIRKVLGLAKYNVGKKVELKLAKGGDRKYTSTKYNPPLLPSGFFAIEKKGGDFVVYGGGFGHGSGMSQYGAYDLSKNYGKNFKEILNFYYKDIEIKNMYSLPGVGREIRIGLTTSNMSSLNHEVVTIKTDAKSDLVNSWMRITLKKGDEVKIVPKSSKMYVYINGKKRAETKEKVELRSSNNRFTITSIRRAHKNPTYRGTLEVKLSQTASSRLNLINEVFIEDYLLQVVPSEMPRSFGIEALKAQAVAARTYALSDYLKGRYRAQGFHVTDNTMSQVYNNTHENPETREAVKKTYGLVMLYKGKPIDAKYYSTSCGFGASAVTVW; this is encoded by the coding sequence ATGAAAAAATATATTTTAAGTTTTTTTACTTTGGTTATTATGATATTTTATGTAGGGTGTGGAAATAAAAAATCTTCTACTCATTATAGACCAAGTTATAATCAAAATGTTGGTAGGGATGGAAGAATTTCATATTTTTCAAAGTATGGATATCCAACACCAGATGTCACTTATACAGATAATTTTCCATATTTAAGAGATAGTAGCCATTTAACAAATGGAAGATTTATTGGAAAATCAGAAAAAGATTTTATAATGTTTTTTAGAAATTCTAAAATGCAAGGATATGGAGATAATTCAAGTTATTGGAGATGGACTTATGAAATTGATTCTTCTGACTATGCAAAAAGTATTAATAAAGTTTTACCTACAATAAATAAATCTTTTGTATTTACTTTAGAAAAAAATAGATGGGTTAGAAAACCTATAAAATCTAATCCTGTAGGAAGATTAAAAGATATTATTGTTTTAGAAAGAGGAAAATCAGGAGTTATTACTTATCTTTTAATAAAAGGAAGTAATGGAGAGTATCTTTTAAGAGGGGAATATACAATAAGAAAAGTTTTAGGTTTAGCAAAATATAATGTAGGAAAAAAAGTAGAACTAAAACTTGCAAAAGGTGGAGATAGAAAATATACTTCAACAAAATATAATCCACCACTATTACCATCAGGATTTTTTGCTATAGAGAAAAAAGGTGGAGATTTTGTAGTTTATGGTGGAGGATTTGGGCATGGTTCCGGTATGAGCCAATATGGAGCTTACGACTTAAGTAAAAATTATGGAAAAAATTTTAAAGAAATCTTGAATTTTTATTATAAAGATATAGAAATAAAAAATATGTATTCTTTACCTGGAGTTGGAAGAGAGATAAGAATAGGACTTACTACAAGTAATATGTCTAGTCTTAATCATGAAGTAGTTACAATAAAAACTGATGCTAAATCAGACCTTGTAAATAGTTGGATGAGAATTACTTTAAAAAAAGGTGATGAAGTAAAAATAGTTCCTAAATCGTCAAAGATGTATGTCTACATAAATGGAAAAAAGAGAGCTGAAACAAAAGAAAAAGTAGAACTTAGAAGTTCTAACAATAGATTTACTATAACTTCTATAAGAAGAGCTCATAAAAATCCAACATATAGAGGAACTTTAGAGGTAAAATTATCACAAACTGCTTCTAGTAGACTTAATCTTATCAATGAAGTCTTTATAGAAGATTATTTATTGCAAGTTGTACCTAGTGAAATGCCAAGAAGTTTTGGTATTGAAGCTTTAAAAGCTCAAGCTGTGGCAGCTAGAACTTATGCTCTTAGTGACTACTTAAAAGGTAGATACAGAGCTCAAGGTTTTCATGTAACAGACAATACAATGTCCCAAGTTTATAATAACACACATGAAAATCCAGAAACAAGAGAAGCAGTTAAAAAAACATATGGATTAGTTATGTTATATAAAGGTAAACCAATAGATGCAAAATATTATTCTACAAGTTGTGGCTTTGGAGCTTCAGCTGTAACAGTATGGTAA
- the kdsB gene encoding 3-deoxy-manno-octulosonate cytidylyltransferase produces MKFLGVIPARYGSSRLEGKPLKDICGHTMIEWVYKRVKNSDLDDVIVATDDKRIYDEVVKFGGKAIMTREDHPNGTSRIAEVCEKITDVDVIINIQGDEPLIEKDMINSLIDAFKKEPQLEMGTLKFKLDNQEDIENPNSVKVITDKNDYAIYFSRSVIPYPRNKNKDIYYKHVGIYGYKRKFVMEYSQWEQTPLEISESLEQLRVLENGHKIKVLETQHKIIGVDTVEELERVREYIKKNNVTL; encoded by the coding sequence GTGAAATTTTTAGGAGTAATACCAGCTCGTTATGGTTCAAGTAGATTAGAAGGAAAACCTTTAAAAGATATATGTGGTCATACAATGATAGAATGGGTGTATAAAAGAGTTAAAAATTCAGATTTAGATGATGTTATAGTAGCTACTGATGATAAAAGAATTTATGATGAAGTAGTTAAATTTGGTGGAAAAGCTATTATGACTAGAGAGGACCATCCTAATGGAACAAGTAGAATAGCAGAAGTTTGTGAAAAAATAACTGATGTAGATGTGATTATAAATATTCAAGGTGATGAGCCATTAATAGAAAAAGATATGATTAATTCTTTAATAGATGCTTTTAAAAAAGAACCTCAATTAGAAATGGGAACTTTAAAATTTAAACTTGATAATCAAGAGGATATAGAAAATCCTAATAGTGTAAAAGTTATTACAGATAAAAATGATTATGCTATATATTTTTCAAGGTCAGTAATTCCATATCCAAGAAATAAAAATAAAGATATCTATTATAAACATGTGGGAATTTATGGATATAAAAGAAAGTTTGTAATGGAATATTCTCAATGGGAGCAAACACCACTTGAGATTTCTGAATCATTAGAGCAATTAAGAGTTTTAGAAAATGGTCATAAAATAAAAGTCTTAGAAACTCAACATAAAATTATAGGTGTTGACACTGTGGAAGAATTAGAAAGAGTTAGAGAATATATTAAAAAGAATAATGTTACATTATAA
- the rlmN gene encoding 23S rRNA (adenine(2503)-C(2))-methyltransferase RlmN, giving the protein MENSKIALLNLNEAELTDYILSLGMKKFYGKQIYNWLHSKLVRNIHDMTNISLKDRETLDNNSYIPLLNIINHQISKIDGTEKFLFKLEDGNTIETVLLKHKDRNTVCVSTQVGCPIKCKFCATGASGYERNLTVHEILNQIYTIERRLRNREQNVNNIVFMGMGEPFLNIDNLIKVIKILSDEKGLNISRRKITVSTSGIITGIERLMEEKLQVELAISLHAVFNEKRDELMPINKKYPLEDLFTVLQEYQKRTNRRITFEYILIKDFNVSQGDAEMLADFVHEFDHALNLIPYNPVVENDFERPSEKKIERFYNYLKNDRKVNVIIRGEKGTDIDGACGQLRQRTTK; this is encoded by the coding sequence ATGGAAAACTCAAAAATAGCATTATTAAATCTTAATGAGGCTGAATTAACAGATTATATTTTATCACTTGGAATGAAGAAATTTTATGGGAAACAAATATATAATTGGTTACATTCAAAGTTAGTTAGAAATATTCATGATATGACAAATATTTCTTTAAAAGATAGAGAAACTTTAGATAATAATTCATATATACCATTATTAAATATAATAAATCATCAAATTTCAAAAATAGATGGTACAGAAAAATTTTTATTTAAACTAGAAGATGGAAATACAATAGAAACAGTATTATTAAAACATAAAGATAGAAATACAGTTTGTGTGTCTACACAAGTTGGATGTCCTATAAAATGTAAATTTTGTGCAACAGGTGCTTCAGGATATGAGAGAAATCTTACAGTTCACGAAATTTTAAATCAAATTTATACAATAGAGAGAAGACTTAGAAACAGAGAACAAAATGTAAATAATATAGTTTTTATGGGAATGGGAGAACCATTTTTAAATATTGATAATCTAATAAAAGTTATAAAAATACTTTCTGATGAAAAGGGACTTAATATTTCAAGAAGAAAAATAACAGTTTCAACATCTGGAATTATTACAGGAATAGAAAGACTAATGGAAGAAAAATTGCAAGTTGAATTGGCAATCTCTCTTCATGCTGTATTCAATGAAAAAAGAGATGAGTTAATGCCAATTAATAAAAAATATCCATTAGAAGATTTATTTACAGTATTACAGGAATATCAAAAAAGAACAAATAGAAGAATAACTTTTGAATATATTTTAATAAAAGATTTTAATGTATCACAAGGGGATGCTGAAATGTTAGCAGATTTTGTACATGAATTTGACCATGCATTAAATTTAATACCATATAATCCTGTGGTAGAAAATGATTTTGAAAGACCTAGTGAGAAAAAAATTGAAAGATTCTATAATTATTTAAAAAATGATAGGAAAGTAAATGTTATAATAAGAGGAGAAAAAGGTACAGATATAGATGGGGCTTGTGGACAATTAAGACAAAGAACAACTAAATAA
- a CDS encoding LemA family protein: MIFLGIIILLIVIIAFILIGIYNKLVKEKNFVEEAFSTIDAYLKKRYDLIPNLVATVKGYKDYEGETLEKVIAARNKYMSCTNMNDKIENENMIAGTLGKLFALQESYPDLKANTNFLSLQGEITKIEEDILQARKYYNGSVRNYNTYCETFPNVFIANIFGFKKYPFFNIEDSKEKENVKISF, from the coding sequence ATGATTTTTTTAGGTATTATTATTTTACTAATTGTTATTATTGCTTTTATTCTAATTGGAATTTATAACAAATTAGTAAAAGAGAAAAATTTTGTAGAAGAAGCTTTTTCTACAATAGATGCTTATTTGAAAAAAAGATATGACCTTATTCCTAATTTAGTAGCTACTGTAAAAGGATATAAGGATTATGAAGGAGAAACTTTAGAAAAAGTTATAGCTGCAAGAAATAAATATATGAGCTGTACAAATATGAATGACAAAATAGAAAATGAAAATATGATAGCTGGGACTTTAGGAAAATTATTCGCATTGCAAGAATCTTATCCTGATTTAAAAGCTAATACAAATTTTTTATCTCTTCAAGGAGAAATTACAAAAATTGAAGAGGACATTTTACAAGCTAGAAAATATTATAATGGCAGTGTAAGAAATTATAATACTTATTGTGAAACTTTTCCTAATGTTTTCATTGCTAATATCTTTGGATTTAAAAAATATCCATTCTTTAATATAGAAGATAGTAAGGAGAAAGAAAATGTTAAAATTAGTTTCTAG
- a CDS encoding DUF2207 domain-containing protein has product MLKLVSSIFFILFTISFGSNNYVIDNYKININITEKNVYKIEEEIQANFLRPSRGLYRKIPTKYNGRTIKVTDIKVNEKSLIKESDDTTFIRLGDPNKYITGIKDYKIYFNHNLGWDKTNEYDEVYYNLIGNDWNTTIKKVEFSVTLPKPFDINKISFTSGSRGNTTSNGVYWQVKGNTIYGYTTSSLSPYDSLTLAIPLENGYFDIGSSKIFYYLNNIIYSVGKFLLFGIYPIILFIAFYIYKKNKKELKVIETVEFYPPDNLTPTEVGYYIDGSVDAKDLTSMIFYWGDKGYLSIIEKETGRLFNRKQIFLEKLKDIETDKTFERYLFDSLFAFANGNIVNISELRNEFYIYMEKTSDIFQIDLIKNKKTLYSKENKTNTRKITFLIPVTMLSTFILISTFSDGNFPNVILFFIATIITSALLEKLSRKLRVRSEYGNKILGRCRGFKKFLEVTEKDKLEMLLEENPNYFYDILPYAIVLGVSDIWANKFKDLVTAPPTWYNTNSTNDVFVFSHFMGRFNNSLNSLNNSMLSSPKSSTNFGGGRSSSSGGSSGGGAGGGGGGSW; this is encoded by the coding sequence ATGTTAAAATTAGTTTCTAGTATATTTTTTATTTTATTTACAATATCCTTTGGTAGTAATAACTATGTTATAGATAATTATAAAATCAATATAAATATAACTGAAAAAAATGTATATAAAATTGAAGAGGAAATACAAGCTAATTTTTTAAGACCTAGTAGAGGATTATATAGAAAAATTCCTACTAAATACAACGGAAGGACTATTAAAGTTACAGATATAAAAGTTAATGAAAAATCTCTTATAAAAGAAAGTGATGATACTACTTTCATTAGACTTGGAGACCCTAATAAATACATAACAGGTATAAAAGATTATAAAATTTATTTTAATCACAATCTTGGTTGGGATAAAACAAATGAATATGATGAAGTTTATTATAATCTAATTGGTAATGATTGGAATACAACTATAAAAAAAGTTGAATTTTCTGTGACATTACCAAAACCATTTGATATAAACAAAATTTCTTTTACTTCTGGGTCTAGAGGTAATACAACATCTAATGGAGTATATTGGCAAGTAAAAGGTAATACAATATATGGATATACAACTTCATCATTATCTCCTTATGATAGTCTTACATTGGCTATCCCTCTAGAAAATGGCTATTTTGATATTGGTAGTAGTAAAATATTTTACTATTTAAATAATATAATTTATTCTGTCGGAAAATTCCTTTTATTTGGAATTTATCCTATAATATTATTTATTGCTTTCTATATTTATAAGAAAAATAAAAAAGAATTAAAAGTTATTGAAACAGTTGAATTTTATCCACCAGATAATCTTACTCCTACTGAAGTAGGTTATTATATAGATGGTTCAGTTGATGCAAAAGATTTGACTAGTATGATTTTCTATTGGGGTGATAAAGGTTATCTCTCAATAATCGAAAAGGAGACTGGTAGATTATTTAATAGAAAACAAATCTTTTTAGAAAAATTAAAAGATATAGAAACTGATAAAACTTTTGAAAGATATTTATTTGATAGTTTATTTGCCTTTGCAAATGGAAATATAGTAAATATTTCAGAGTTAAGAAATGAATTCTATATTTATATGGAAAAAACAAGTGATATTTTTCAAATAGATTTAATAAAAAATAAGAAAACACTATATTCTAAAGAAAATAAAACAAATACTAGAAAAATAACTTTTTTAATTCCTGTAACTATGCTTTCTACTTTTATTCTTATTAGTACTTTTAGTGATGGAAATTTTCCTAATGTTATCTTATTCTTTATAGCCACTATTATAACTTCTGCATTACTTGAAAAACTTTCTAGAAAACTTAGAGTACGCTCAGAATATGGTAATAAAATTCTAGGTAGATGTCGTGGATTTAAGAAATTTTTAGAAGTTACTGAAAAAGATAAATTAGAAATGCTTTTAGAAGAAAATCCAAATTATTTTTATGATATTTTACCTTATGCTATTGTATTAGGAGTAAGTGATATATGGGCTAATAAATTTAAAGATTTAGTTACTGCTCCTCCTACTTGGTATAATACAAATTCAACAAATGATGTATTTGTATTTTCCCATTTTATGGGAAGATTTAATAATTCTTTGAATTCATTAAATAATTCTATGCTTTCATCTCCTAAATCTTCAACTAATTTTGGTGGTGGTCGTTCTTCTTCTAGTGGTGGTTCTTCTGGAGGAGGAGCAGGAGGTGGAGGTGGAGGAAGTTGGTAA
- a CDS encoding ABC-F family ATP-binding cassette domain-containing protein produces the protein MMILEVTNVSHGYGARTILENASFRLLKGEHVGLVGANGEGKTTFLNIITGELVPDEGKVTWCNHITTGYLDQYSTLEKGKTIRDILRSAFDHMFELEKEMMGLYDKMGDCSAEEMDSLMEEVGEIQSILESGDFYSLDSKIEEYAAGLGLMDIGLDRDVTELSGGQRAKILLTKVLLENPMILILDEPTNFLDENHIMWLKNFLKNYENAFILVSHDIPFLNEVVNVIYHVENAELTRYTGDYYQFKEMYELKKRQIEQAYKKQQKEIAHLKDFIARNKARVATTNLAKDRQRKLDRMDIIEIAREKPKPTFQFKEARTPSREVVTVKDLVIGYNEALTRPLNFTIERNQKIAIKGVNGLGKSTLLKTILGKLKPFSGEVEHGQFLEIGYFQQEENISGITALDYIWNLYPSMTNQEARAALAKCGLTRDHITSQVQVLSGGENAKVRLCKLMLQNINFLVLDEPTNHLDVEAKDELKRALQEFKGTIVLVSHEPEFYNDIATEVWNVEDWTTKIV, from the coding sequence ATAATGATATTAGAAGTAACAAATGTTAGTCATGGATATGGAGCGAGGACTATTTTAGAAAATGCTTCTTTTAGACTTTTAAAAGGAGAACACGTAGGACTTGTTGGAGCAAATGGAGAGGGAAAAACAACATTTTTAAATATTATAACAGGAGAACTTGTTCCTGATGAAGGAAAAGTTACTTGGTGTAATCACATTACAACAGGATATCTTGACCAATATAGTACTTTAGAAAAGGGAAAAACAATTAGAGATATATTAAGAAGTGCTTTTGACCACATGTTTGAATTAGAAAAAGAAATGATGGGACTATATGATAAAATGGGAGATTGTTCAGCAGAAGAAATGGATTCTTTGATGGAAGAAGTTGGAGAAATTCAAAGTATATTAGAAAGTGGAGATTTTTATTCTCTTGATTCTAAAATAGAAGAATATGCAGCAGGTCTTGGACTTATGGATATAGGACTTGATAGAGATGTTACAGAATTATCAGGTGGACAAAGAGCAAAAATTTTATTAACAAAAGTTTTATTAGAAAATCCTATGATACTTATACTAGATGAGCCTACAAACTTTTTAGATGAAAATCATATTATGTGGCTTAAAAATTTCTTAAAAAATTATGAAAATGCTTTTATTCTTGTTTCTCATGATATACCTTTCTTAAATGAAGTAGTAAATGTTATTTATCATGTAGAAAATGCTGAACTTACCCGTTATACTGGAGATTATTATCAATTTAAAGAGATGTATGAGTTAAAGAAAAGACAAATTGAACAAGCATATAAAAAGCAACAAAAAGAAATTGCTCATTTAAAAGATTTTATTGCTAGAAATAAAGCTCGTGTAGCCACTACAAATCTTGCAAAAGACCGTCAAAGAAAATTAGATAGAATGGATATAATTGAAATTGCTAGAGAAAAACCAAAACCAACTTTCCAATTTAAAGAGGCTCGTACTCCAAGTAGAGAAGTTGTAACAGTTAAAGACTTAGTGATAGGATACAATGAAGCTTTAACTAGACCACTTAATTTTACTATAGAGAGAAATCAAAAGATAGCTATAAAGGGAGTTAATGGACTTGGAAAATCCACATTGCTGAAAACAATCCTTGGAAAATTAAAACCATTTTCAGGAGAAGTTGAGCATGGACAATTTTTAGAAATTGGATATTTTCAACAAGAAGAAAATATTTCTGGAATAACAGCATTAGATTATATTTGGAATTTATATCCTAGTATGACAAATCAAGAAGCAAGAGCTGCACTTGCTAAATGTGGACTCACAAGAGACCATATTACAAGTCAAGTACAAGTTTTGTCTGGAGGAGAAAATGCAAAAGTTCGTTTATGTAAATTGATGCTACAAAATATAAATTTCTTAGTACTTGACGAACCTACTAATCATTTAGATGTAGAAGCTAAAGATGAATTGAAAAGAGCATTACAAGAGTTTAAAGGAACAATAGTTTTAGTAAGTCATGAGCCAGAATTTTATAATGATATAGCTACTGAAGTTTGGAATGTAGAAGATTGGACAACAAAAATAGTTTAA